A stretch of the Planctomycetota bacterium genome encodes the following:
- a CDS encoding sigma-70 family RNA polymerase sigma factor, with translation MPEHDHDAPTPQDRPDEHARAITARIARGDPEAFAELYEYVFDRALLDARGLTGRDEAFCLDVVQDAMLRAARRMPRLDTWAAVGAWMRRAIASSAIDLLRAEASRRKRERSTGHEREDGPRPTEAPEAEMIDAMQELSDREWQAVRMHVGHGLSLAAVGRAMRISRNAAHGLVRRGVRRLGAGADTDSNPSEGKT, from the coding sequence GTGCCCGAGCACGACCATGACGCACCGACGCCCCAGGATCGCCCGGACGAGCACGCCCGGGCGATCACCGCGCGCATCGCGAGGGGCGACCCCGAGGCCTTCGCCGAGCTGTACGAGTACGTCTTCGATCGTGCGCTGCTCGACGCCCGCGGGCTTACCGGCCGCGACGAGGCCTTCTGCCTCGACGTCGTGCAGGACGCCATGCTGCGGGCCGCGCGGCGGATGCCGAGGCTCGACACCTGGGCCGCCGTCGGGGCCTGGATGCGCCGCGCGATCGCGTCGTCGGCCATCGACCTGCTCCGCGCCGAAGCGTCCCGAAGGAAGCGCGAGCGCTCCACCGGCCATGAGCGCGAAGACGGACCACGCCCGACCGAAGCCCCGGAGGCCGAGATGATCGACGCCATGCAGGAGCTCAGCGATCGCGAGTGGCAGGCCGTCCGCATGCACGTGGGCCACGGCCTGAGCCTCGCGGCCGTGGGGCGGGCCATGCGGATCAGCCGCAACGCCGCGCACGGGCTGGTGCGCCGTGGAGTGCGCCGCCTCGGCGCGGGCGCGGACACCGACTCGAACCCATCGGAGGGCAAGACATGA
- the prfB gene encoding peptide chain release factor 2 (programmed frameshift), with protein sequence MHFEAHQPVIDDLEARILTIRDSLNYDQKHERLGELEAKMGDAAFWDDPAAAQDVVGELKLIKAQIGPVDDVVGAFDDAKVAYEMAREGDDADLLTEADEALHAIQGQMEKVELQSLLSGAHDHRDCFFTISAGDGGTEANDWAEMLLRMYLYYFENMGWKVEEVSKTFGTEVGVDRVTLHIKGPFAFGYLNCERGSHRLARVSPFNAQGKRQTSFATVDVTPEFEEADVEIPDKDLEITFFARSSGPGGQNVNKVASACRVVHTPTGLMFVASTHRDQPQNKRQALTLLQAKLEQIEEEKRQAEIKEAAGGDLGRGWGTQIRSYVLYDNRVKDHRTSVEANPTEVLNGKIEKFIDAELKRRRSEKN encoded by the exons ATGCACTTCGAAGCCCACCAGCCGGTCATCGACGACCTCGAGGCGCGGATCTTGACCATCCGCGACTCTCTT AACTACGACCAGAAGCACGAGCGGCTCGGCGAGCTCGAGGCCAAGATGGGCGATGCGGCGTTCTGGGACGATCCGGCGGCCGCCCAGGACGTCGTCGGCGAGCTGAAGCTTATCAAGGCCCAGATCGGCCCGGTCGACGACGTCGTGGGCGCCTTCGACGACGCCAAGGTCGCCTACGAGATGGCCCGCGAGGGCGACGACGCCGACCTGCTCACCGAAGCCGACGAGGCGCTGCACGCCATCCAGGGCCAGATGGAGAAGGTCGAGCTGCAGAGCCTGCTCAGCGGCGCGCACGACCACCGCGACTGCTTCTTCACGATCTCGGCCGGCGACGGCGGCACCGAGGCCAACGACTGGGCCGAGATGCTGCTGCGGATGTACCTCTACTACTTCGAGAACATGGGCTGGAAGGTCGAAGAGGTCAGCAAGACCTTCGGCACCGAGGTCGGCGTCGACCGCGTGACGCTGCACATCAAGGGGCCGTTCGCCTTCGGCTACCTCAACTGCGAACGGGGCAGCCACCGGCTCGCCCGCGTCAGCCCGTTCAACGCCCAGGGCAAGCGGCAGACGAGCTTCGCCACCGTCGACGTCACGCCCGAATTCGAGGAGGCCGACGTCGAGATCCCCGACAAGGACCTGGAGATCACCTTCTTTGCGCGCTCGAGCGGCCCGGGCGGCCAGAACGTCAACAAGGTGGCGTCGGCCTGCCGCGTGGTGCACACGCCCACGGGCCTGATGTTCGTCGCCAGCACGCACCGCGACCAGCCGCAGAACAAGCGGCAGGCGCTCACGCTGCTGCAGGCCAAGCTCGAGCAGATCGAGGAGGAGAAGCGGCAGGCCGAGATCAAGGAGGCCGCCGGCGGCGACCTCGGCCGCGGGTGGGGCACCCAGATCCGCAGCTACGTGCTCTACGACAACCGCGTGAAGGACCACCGCACGAGCGTCGAGGCCAACCCCACCGAGGTGCTCAACGGCAAGATCGAGAAATTCATCGATGCCGAGCTGAAGCGGCGGCGCTCGGAAAAGAACTAG
- a CDS encoding YceI family protein, translated as MRLNRTLCGVGMIGTGAAALAAVVATAGLGAGPATASSAPAPAESVALGTTSYQLDSVHSGVIFKITHAGAAPFYGMFHGISGSMTMDDASPANSQLSVTINTDSVATGNADRDGHLRAADFFNVRQFPTSTFTASNFRTSGNGGWTVEGKLTLLGQTKPVSATLTHTGEGEFRGKRSGYEARLSFDRSDFGMTKYIQEGVLGDRVDLIVFFQGIEQ; from the coding sequence ATGCGACTGAACCGAACTCTGTGCGGCGTTGGCATGATCGGCACCGGAGCCGCGGCGCTCGCCGCCGTCGTTGCGACGGCGGGCCTCGGCGCCGGGCCCGCGACGGCGTCGTCCGCGCCGGCACCGGCCGAGTCCGTGGCTCTCGGCACGACCTCCTACCAGCTCGATTCGGTGCACTCGGGCGTGATCTTCAAGATCACCCACGCCGGCGCTGCGCCCTTCTACGGCATGTTCCACGGCATCAGCGGCTCGATGACGATGGACGACGCCAGCCCTGCCAACAGCCAGCTCAGCGTCACGATCAACACCGATTCGGTCGCCACGGGCAACGCCGACCGCGACGGCCACCTCCGCGCCGCCGACTTCTTCAACGTGCGGCAGTTCCCCACCAGCACCTTCACGGCGTCCAACTTCCGCACGTCGGGCAACGGCGGCTGGACCGTCGAGGGCAAGCTCACCCTGCTCGGCCAGACCAAGCCCGTGTCGGCTACGCTCACCCACACCGGCGAGGGTGAGTTCCGCGGCAAGCGGTCGGGCTACGAGGCGCGGCTCAGCTTCGATCGCTCGGACTTCGGCATGACCAAGTACATCCAGGAGGGCGTGCTTGGCGATCGCGTCGACCTGATCGTCTTTTTCCAGGGCATCGAGCAGTAG
- a CDS encoding thioredoxin family protein encodes MPPVESTMLDLGTEAPDFNLADWSGNREPGTPVSLDEFRTTKVLVVAFICNHCPFVKHIMEEIGRLGRDCTAKGLGFVAIMPNDVQTHPDDAPERMHEVAQEHGFSFPYLYDADQSVAKAYRAACTPDFYVFDANQRLVYRGQLDASRPGNDEPVTGHDLRMAIEAAMTGQEQNPAQQPSTGCSIKWKPGNEPEYWG; translated from the coding sequence ATGCCACCCGTCGAATCCACGATGCTCGACCTGGGCACCGAAGCGCCCGATTTCAACCTGGCGGACTGGTCGGGCAATCGCGAGCCGGGTACCCCCGTCTCGCTGGACGAATTCCGGACGACCAAGGTGCTGGTGGTGGCGTTCATCTGCAACCACTGCCCCTTCGTGAAGCACATCATGGAGGAGATCGGCCGCCTAGGCCGCGACTGCACCGCCAAGGGCCTGGGCTTCGTGGCGATCATGCCCAACGACGTCCAGACCCACCCCGATGACGCGCCGGAGCGGATGCACGAGGTCGCCCAGGAGCACGGCTTCAGCTTCCCGTACCTCTACGACGCCGACCAATCGGTCGCCAAGGCCTACCGGGCCGCCTGCACCCCCGACTTCTACGTCTTCGACGCCAACCAGCGGCTGGTGTACCGGGGCCAGCTCGACGCCAGCCGCCCCGGCAACGACGAGCCCGTCACGGGGCACGACCTGCGGATGGCCATCGAGGCCGCCATGACCGGCCAGGAGCAGAACCCGGCCCAGCAGCCGAGCACGGGATGCTCGATCAAGTGGAAGCCCGGCAACGAGCCGGAATACTGGGGCTGA
- the rpsB gene encoding 30S ribosomal protein S2 codes for MTDQPSSSLVKDLIEAGIHFGQRSSAWNPKMSRYIYDKRNGIHIIDIKETVKGLLLAKKYITNTVAEGRDVCFVGTKRQSKDILEERVKDVGMHCVTERWLGGMLTNFRTIRSRLKRLEELEGIEQEDNFASYSKKMESQLRREMGKIRRNLDGVRAMDKLPGALVIIDVRREMTAIKEARKLGIPTIALIDTDGDPDVVDIPIPGNDDSMRSVDVVVRELCKAIAEGKQGRTITDATKAGDAQADEAPQRRRSRRAQYAADAPIPAPEEPSDASPAVAES; via the coding sequence ATGACCGACCAGCCCAGCAGTTCGCTCGTCAAGGACCTCATCGAAGCCGGCATCCACTTCGGCCAGCGCTCCAGCGCGTGGAACCCGAAGATGAGCCGCTACATCTACGACAAGCGCAACGGCATCCACATCATCGACATCAAGGAGACGGTCAAGGGCCTGCTGCTGGCCAAGAAGTACATCACCAACACCGTGGCCGAGGGCCGCGACGTGTGCTTCGTGGGCACCAAGCGGCAGTCCAAGGACATCCTGGAAGAGCGGGTCAAGGACGTAGGCATGCACTGCGTCACCGAGCGGTGGCTGGGCGGCATGCTGACCAACTTCCGGACTATCCGCAGCCGGCTGAAGCGGCTCGAGGAGCTCGAGGGCATCGAGCAAGAGGACAACTTCGCCAGCTACTCCAAGAAGATGGAGAGCCAACTCCGCCGCGAGATGGGCAAGATCCGCCGCAACCTCGACGGCGTGCGGGCGATGGACAAGCTGCCGGGCGCCCTAGTCATCATCGACGTCCGCCGCGAGATGACCGCGATCAAGGAGGCCCGCAAGCTGGGCATCCCGACGATCGCGCTGATCGATACCGACGGGGATCCGGACGTGGTCGACATCCCCATCCCCGGCAACGACGACAGCATGCGTTCGGTCGACGTGGTGGTGCGGGAGCTGTGCAAGGCCATCGCCGAGGGCAAGCAGGGCCGCACCATCACCGACGCGACCAAGGCGGGCGACGCCCAGGCCGACGAGGCCCCGCAGCGACGCCGCAGCCGCAGGGCGCAGTACGCGGCCGACGCACCCATCCCGGCTCCCGAGGAGCCCAGCGACGCCTCGCCGGCCGTTGCCGAGAGCTGA
- the tsf gene encoding translation elongation factor Ts, with product MTQTQVSAKEVMKLRQRTGLSMMECKKALVEAEGDHQRAEDLLRKKLKGKMDTRTERSAGEGRIAVAVEGDKAAIIEVRAETDFTAKNEKFVAMTDRVAAAVLAHDAGEVGQPDDAAKAIDELRISTGENISYGRGKVLQADGARYASYVHHDGKTGALLQVQGDASEDVLRDVCMHIVAAVPTPAGVHADDVPADMVEKERKFRLEQAMESGKPQEIAEKMVEGGMRKFFESVALIEQPFVKDPAIKIKDLVGSGTTILHFERWVVGETGDE from the coding sequence ATGACGCAGACACAGGTCAGTGCCAAGGAGGTCATGAAGCTCCGACAGCGGACGGGCCTCTCGATGATGGAGTGCAAGAAGGCCCTGGTGGAGGCCGAGGGCGACCACCAGCGGGCCGAGGACCTCCTCCGCAAGAAGCTCAAGGGCAAGATGGACACGCGGACCGAGCGGTCCGCGGGCGAGGGCCGCATCGCGGTGGCCGTCGAGGGCGACAAGGCCGCCATCATCGAGGTCCGCGCCGAGACCGATTTCACCGCCAAGAACGAGAAATTCGTGGCGATGACCGATCGCGTCGCCGCCGCCGTGCTCGCCCACGACGCGGGCGAGGTCGGCCAGCCCGACGACGCCGCCAAGGCCATCGACGAGCTGCGGATCTCCACGGGCGAGAACATCAGCTACGGCCGGGGCAAGGTGCTCCAGGCCGACGGTGCCCGCTACGCCAGCTACGTGCACCACGACGGCAAGACCGGTGCGCTGCTGCAGGTGCAGGGCGACGCGAGCGAGGACGTGCTCCGCGACGTGTGCATGCACATCGTCGCAGCGGTGCCCACGCCCGCGGGCGTCCACGCCGACGACGTGCCCGCGGACATGGTCGAGAAGGAGCGGAAGTTCCGCCTCGAGCAGGCCATGGAGAGCGGCAAGCCCCAGGAGATCGCCGAGAAGATGGTCGAGGGCGGCATGCGGAAGTTCTTCGAGTCGGTCGCGCTCATCGAGCAGCCCTTCGTGAAGGACCCGGCCATCAAGATCAAGGACCTGGTGGGCTCGGGTACGACCATCCTGCACTTCGAGCGCTGGGTCGTCGGCGAGACCGGCGACGAGTAG
- the mnmG gene encoding tRNA uridine-5-carboxymethylaminomethyl(34) synthesis enzyme MnmG codes for MTSEYRVIVVGGGHAGVEAAWSAANLLGEPGSVALVTLRRDTIGVMSCNPAIGGLAKGQLVNEIDALGGLMGLAADATGINFAVLNRSRGPAVRGPRAQSDKLAYARAVRSLIEQRPEIEIVEASVDAFVLDGRRVRGVHIESAGGAPRALHADAVVLTTGTFMRGLMHTGDVRTPGGRDGEAPAVGLSATLEHMGFELGRLRTGTPPRLAKGSIEWDRLETHPPDDDPEPFSALTPRSGSRERGWRIGDVAAERFPVLEPTPCRKTATTPEAHDLVRANLHRAPMFRGDLAAGPRYCPSIEDKVHRFAERTSHTVFLEPESLETDWVYCNGIATSLPRDVQAEIVRMLPGCGRAHVHRWGYAVEYDMVRPHQIEATGQAKAYRGLFLAGQINGTSGYEEAAAQGLIAGVNAALLASGRDADFVLGRHEAYAGVLMDDLVTRTPVEPYRMFTSRAEHRLLLRSDNAADRLTPRALELGLLGTTSIGAQRRATYEARARELEHVRGLVLAARVDGRPMRDVLRTQAYTDARFEADAAALAGGRPLDPRVLRTVAAEIRYEPYVRRQAAEIRRLRDMERRRIPPGVDFAAMTALRTEARQQLERFRPGTFGQASRLEGVTPADVTLLSVLVPRLERAG; via the coding sequence GTGACCAGCGAGTACCGGGTCATCGTGGTGGGGGGCGGTCACGCCGGCGTTGAGGCCGCGTGGTCGGCGGCCAACCTCCTGGGAGAGCCGGGGTCGGTCGCGCTGGTCACCCTCCGCCGCGACACCATCGGCGTCATGAGCTGCAACCCGGCGATCGGCGGGCTGGCCAAGGGCCAACTCGTCAACGAGATCGACGCGCTCGGCGGGCTCATGGGCCTCGCCGCCGACGCCACGGGCATCAACTTCGCCGTGCTCAACCGCAGCCGCGGGCCGGCCGTCCGCGGACCCCGCGCCCAGAGCGACAAGCTGGCGTATGCCCGGGCCGTCCGATCGCTGATCGAGCAGCGACCCGAGATCGAGATCGTCGAAGCCTCGGTCGATGCATTCGTGCTCGATGGCCGGCGTGTCCGCGGCGTGCATATCGAGTCCGCCGGCGGCGCTCCCCGAGCGCTGCACGCCGACGCGGTCGTGCTCACGACGGGTACGTTCATGCGCGGGCTGATGCACACGGGCGACGTTCGCACGCCGGGCGGCCGCGACGGCGAGGCGCCCGCGGTCGGCCTCTCGGCAACGCTGGAGCACATGGGCTTCGAGCTGGGCCGCCTGCGCACCGGCACGCCGCCTCGGCTGGCGAAGGGCAGCATCGAGTGGGACCGCCTGGAGACGCACCCGCCCGACGACGATCCCGAGCCGTTCAGCGCGCTCACGCCGCGAAGCGGCTCGCGCGAGCGGGGCTGGCGCATCGGCGATGTTGCGGCCGAGCGATTCCCGGTGCTCGAACCCACGCCGTGCCGCAAGACGGCGACCACGCCCGAGGCGCACGACCTCGTGCGCGCGAACCTGCATCGCGCGCCGATGTTCCGCGGCGATCTCGCGGCCGGCCCCAGGTACTGCCCGAGCATCGAGGACAAGGTGCATCGCTTCGCCGAGCGCACGAGCCACACGGTGTTCCTGGAGCCCGAGAGCCTCGAGACCGACTGGGTGTACTGCAACGGCATCGCGACCAGCCTGCCGCGGGACGTCCAGGCCGAGATCGTCCGCATGCTGCCCGGCTGCGGCAGGGCGCACGTGCACCGGTGGGGCTACGCCGTCGAGTACGACATGGTCCGGCCGCACCAGATCGAGGCGACGGGCCAGGCCAAGGCGTACCGCGGGCTGTTCCTCGCGGGCCAGATCAACGGCACGAGCGGCTACGAGGAGGCGGCGGCGCAGGGGCTCATCGCGGGCGTTAACGCGGCGCTGCTCGCCTCGGGCCGCGACGCGGACTTCGTGCTCGGGCGGCACGAGGCGTACGCGGGCGTGCTGATGGACGATCTCGTCACGCGGACGCCCGTCGAGCCCTACCGCATGTTCACCAGCCGGGCCGAGCATCGGCTGCTGCTGCGGTCGGACAACGCGGCCGACCGCCTCACGCCCCGCGCTTTGGAGCTTGGCCTGCTCGGAACCACCTCGATCGGTGCGCAGCGGCGTGCTACATACGAGGCCCGGGCCCGCGAACTCGAGCACGTGCGCGGCCTCGTGCTGGCCGCCCGCGTCGACGGCCGCCCGATGCGCGACGTGCTCCGCACCCAGGCGTACACCGACGCGCGGTTCGAGGCCGACGCCGCGGCGCTCGCCGGCGGCCGCCCGCTCGACCCCCGGGTGCTGCGGACGGTCGCGGCCGAGATTCGCTACGAGCCCTACGTCCGGCGGCAGGCGGCCGAAATCCGCCGGCTGCGCGACATGGAGCGGCGCCGCATCCCGCCCGGCGTCGACTTCGCCGCGATGACGGCGCTGCGGACCGAGGCCCGCCAGCAGCTCGAGCGGTTCCGGCCCGGCACCTTCGGCCAGGCGTCGCGGCTCGAGGGCGTGACGCCCGCCGACGTCACGCTGCTCTCGGTGCTCGTGCCCCGGCTCGAACGGGCTGGGTGA
- a CDS encoding response regulator transcription factor, translating to MTQVQTDTATVFIVDDDPSMRDSLRWLVESVGLHVETFPNADDFLDQFESETPGCLVLDVRMPGSSGMELLDSLKARGVELPVIMITGHGDVPMAVQALKRGAIDFLEKPFRDQELLEQITRGIELDAERRESVQGVSGIQERLESLTPREREVMELVVAGYANKQVAAKLGLSEKTIEVHRSRVMSKMKAQTLPCLVKMAIAVGVAEATDCAEHDTSTI from the coding sequence ATGACCCAGGTTCAGACCGACACCGCGACCGTGTTCATCGTCGACGACGATCCGTCCATGCGGGACTCGCTCCGCTGGCTCGTCGAATCCGTGGGGCTGCACGTCGAGACGTTCCCCAACGCCGATGATTTCCTCGACCAGTTCGAATCGGAGACACCCGGCTGCCTCGTGCTGGACGTCCGCATGCCGGGCTCCAGCGGCATGGAACTGCTCGATTCGCTCAAGGCCCGCGGCGTCGAGCTGCCGGTCATCATGATTACCGGTCACGGCGACGTACCCATGGCGGTGCAGGCCCTGAAGCGCGGCGCCATCGACTTCCTCGAGAAGCCGTTCCGCGACCAGGAGCTGCTCGAGCAGATTACCCGCGGCATCGAGCTGGACGCCGAGCGCCGCGAGTCGGTGCAGGGCGTCTCGGGCATCCAGGAGCGGCTCGAATCGCTCACGCCCCGCGAGCGCGAGGTGATGGAGCTGGTGGTCGCCGGCTATGCCAACAAGCAGGTGGCCGCCAAGCTGGGCCTCAGCGAGAAGACCATCGAGGTCCATCGCAGCCGCGTCATGAGCAAGATGAAGGCCCAGACGCTGCCGTGCCTGGTGAAGATGGCCATCGCCGTCGGCGTCGCCGAGGCCACCGACTGCGCCGAGCACGACACCAGCACGATCTAG
- a CDS encoding ATP-binding protein, whose protein sequence is MTCSSPSTIHPAADPEALMSAALDAAPSEVAILDDRGVILAVNAAWRRFGRENGYENASSGVGLNYLGVCDSASGDGPAEASEVASGLRAVLSGRQEAAYVEYPCDSPTRQRWFQVRVSGFDYEGRRYAVITHESLTESKLVEQQYREKLEELAHNWRLSSLGELASGMAHELNQPLGAISNYMNGCLRRLERGDMDSAQLEKAIRDCAELASFAAGIIRRMRSFASQSSTSYCEIDLNQPVRQAIDLAVASASAKRQHLRIALCEDLPHIRGDAVQMQQVALNLIRNAADSVREAGVRDGRVEVQTGVGEDGMAFLRVADNGGGLKAGDKGKLFQPFYSTKARGMGLGLSICKTIAEVHGGTMTARDRQGGGAVFELRLPVLPARLNGGQSRDPHRSSGR, encoded by the coding sequence ATGACCTGCTCGTCTCCATCCACCATCCACCCGGCGGCCGACCCCGAGGCCCTGATGTCCGCTGCGCTGGATGCGGCGCCCTCGGAGGTCGCCATCCTCGACGACCGCGGCGTCATCCTGGCGGTCAACGCCGCGTGGAGGCGATTCGGCCGGGAGAACGGCTACGAGAACGCCAGCTCCGGGGTGGGCCTGAACTACCTCGGAGTCTGTGATTCGGCCTCGGGCGATGGCCCGGCGGAAGCCAGCGAGGTCGCCAGCGGGCTGCGAGCGGTCCTCTCGGGCCGCCAAGAAGCGGCCTACGTGGAGTATCCCTGCGACAGCCCGACGCGGCAGCGCTGGTTCCAGGTCCGGGTCTCGGGCTTCGATTACGAGGGCCGCCGCTACGCGGTGATCACCCACGAGTCGCTCACCGAGTCGAAGCTGGTCGAGCAGCAGTATCGCGAGAAGCTCGAGGAGCTGGCGCACAACTGGCGGCTGAGTTCGCTCGGAGAGCTGGCCAGCGGCATGGCCCACGAGCTCAACCAGCCGCTTGGCGCGATCTCGAACTACATGAACGGCTGCCTGCGGCGGCTGGAGCGGGGCGACATGGATTCCGCCCAGCTCGAGAAGGCCATCCGCGACTGCGCCGAACTCGCGAGCTTCGCTGCGGGAATCATCCGACGCATGAGGTCGTTCGCCTCCCAGTCGTCGACCTCGTACTGCGAGATCGACCTGAACCAGCCCGTGCGACAGGCCATTGACCTCGCGGTCGCAAGTGCCTCGGCGAAGCGCCAGCACCTGCGGATTGCGCTGTGCGAAGATCTGCCGCATATTCGCGGAGACGCCGTCCAGATGCAGCAGGTCGCGCTCAACTTGATCCGCAACGCCGCCGATTCGGTGCGCGAGGCGGGCGTGCGAGACGGCCGAGTCGAGGTCCAGACGGGCGTCGGCGAGGACGGCATGGCGTTCCTCCGCGTGGCCGACAACGGTGGGGGGTTGAAGGCGGGCGACAAGGGCAAGCTATTCCAGCCGTTCTATTCCACCAAGGCCCGCGGGATGGGCCTCGGGCTTTCCATCTGCAAGACCATCGCGGAAGTCCACGGCGGCACGATGACCGCCCGCGACCGTCAGGGGGGTGGCGCGGTCTTCGAGCTGCGTCTGCCGGTGCTGCCGGCGCGCCTCAACGGCGGGCAGTCCCGCGATCCACACCGATCCTCCGGGAGGTAA
- a CDS encoding GC-type dockerin domain-anchored protein, whose product MSENPRRAAILAAAAGLVFAATASAQSSCPADLDGDGELTVFDFLEFQNLFDAGDLRADFDGDGELNIFDFLAFQNAFNDGCPEDPISIELASVDLPAFPFADFVETFDEGEAITISIDPSKVTIPSGLVDVYLVEDKTASEWASDPTLTDARGFPQPSNFSGGASTADNQVAQGGVGFLNADAGENIGVPYDVVVDVDGNGELSDGDFIDGLDEVGFWLFKDLTTSGPAATTRVSTYTATFPGIPSSRDEQRLTYPTDIATRDNVPVVIIAHGNGQQYVWYDYMHDHFASHGFVVMSHQNDTVPGIETASETILRHTDYFWGNLDTIAGGVLEGRLDKSNTSWIGHSRGGEGVARAVDKIIDGIYTPVNYSLSDLNFVSSIAPTDFLLTSRSNPHGVNYHHIAGAGDGDVNGGPTSPIVQYFALYERANDGPGDEQRTNTYIHGADHNDFNCCGFNDYTGPAALQIGRAEAQQAAKIIWLVLIQNAARGNEAAMEYMQRQWESTNPEGVRDTTIVDLEFKAAFDLTEKTIIDDFQSQPSANVASSTAAITFNVSNVTEGRIDDGNTSFTWTSSDPMNGMTRGNNGGDQTRGVVFDYNSDRFFEYELPGLPVFTDFTEYEKLSFRVCQGTRHPETTAVTGDQTFTVTLRDSSGGTSSINVGVYGGGAEEPFPRTGAGSGAGWGNEFETIRINIEDFVRDGVALDLENIEAVRFEFGPSFGTPRGRIGFDDLELLK is encoded by the coding sequence ATGAGCGAGAACCCCCGTCGGGCGGCCATCTTGGCTGCCGCGGCAGGACTGGTGTTTGCCGCCACCGCGAGCGCCCAGTCCTCGTGCCCCGCCGATCTGGACGGCGACGGCGAACTGACCGTCTTCGACTTCCTGGAGTTCCAGAACCTCTTCGACGCCGGCGATCTCCGAGCCGATTTCGATGGCGACGGCGAGTTGAACATCTTCGACTTCCTGGCCTTCCAGAACGCCTTCAACGACGGCTGCCCGGAGGACCCGATCTCGATCGAGCTGGCCAGCGTTGATCTGCCGGCCTTCCCGTTCGCCGACTTCGTCGAGACCTTCGACGAGGGTGAGGCGATCACCATCTCGATCGATCCCTCCAAGGTCACCATTCCGAGCGGCCTCGTCGACGTCTACCTCGTCGAGGACAAGACCGCCTCGGAGTGGGCGAGCGACCCGACCCTGACCGACGCCCGCGGCTTCCCGCAGCCGTCCAACTTCAGCGGCGGCGCCTCGACGGCGGACAACCAGGTCGCCCAGGGCGGCGTGGGCTTCCTGAACGCCGACGCCGGCGAGAACATCGGCGTGCCCTACGACGTGGTCGTCGACGTCGACGGCAACGGCGAGCTGAGCGACGGCGACTTCATCGACGGGCTCGATGAGGTCGGCTTCTGGCTCTTCAAGGACCTGACCACCTCCGGCCCGGCCGCCACCACCCGCGTGAGCACCTACACCGCCACGTTCCCGGGCATCCCCTCCAGCCGCGACGAGCAGCGGCTGACCTACCCGACCGACATCGCGACCCGCGATAACGTGCCGGTGGTGATCATCGCGCACGGCAACGGCCAGCAGTACGTCTGGTACGACTACATGCACGACCACTTCGCCAGCCACGGCTTCGTGGTCATGAGCCACCAGAACGACACGGTGCCGGGCATCGAGACGGCCAGCGAGACCATCCTACGCCACACCGACTACTTCTGGGGCAACCTGGACACCATCGCCGGCGGCGTGCTCGAGGGCCGGCTCGATAAGAGCAACACGAGCTGGATCGGCCACAGCCGCGGCGGCGAGGGCGTCGCCCGCGCGGTCGACAAGATCATCGACGGCATCTACACGCCGGTGAACTACTCGCTGAGCGACCTCAACTTCGTGTCGAGCATCGCGCCGACCGACTTCCTGCTGACCTCGCGTTCGAACCCCCACGGCGTCAACTACCACCACATCGCCGGCGCCGGCGATGGCGACGTCAACGGCGGCCCCACCTCGCCCATCGTGCAGTACTTCGCGCTCTACGAGCGTGCCAACGACGGACCGGGCGACGAGCAGCGGACCAACACGTACATCCACGGCGCCGACCACAACGACTTCAACTGCTGCGGCTTCAACGACTACACGGGCCCCGCGGCGCTGCAGATCGGCCGCGCCGAGGCCCAGCAGGCCGCCAAGATCATCTGGCTGGTGCTCATCCAGAACGCCGCCCGTGGCAACGAGGCGGCCATGGAGTACATGCAGCGCCAGTGGGAGTCGACCAACCCCGAGGGCGTCCGCGACACGACCATCGTTGACCTGGAGTTCAAGGCCGCCTTCGACCTGACCGAGAAGACGATCATCGACGACTTCCAGAGCCAGCCGTCGGCCAACGTCGCCAGCTCGACCGCGGCGATCACCTTCAACGTCTCGAACGTGACCGAGGGCCGCATCGACGACGGCAACACCTCGTTCACCTGGACCTCCAGCGACCCGATGAACGGCATGACCCGCGGCAACAACGGCGGCGACCAGACCCGCGGCGTCGTCTTCGACTACAACAGCGACCGCTTCTTCGAGTATGAGCTCCCCGGCCTGCCGGTGTTCACCGACTTCACCGAGTACGAGAAGCTCTCCTTCCGCGTCTGCCAGGGCACCCGCCACCCCGAGACCACCGCGGTCACGGGCGACCAGACCTTCACCGTCACGCTCCGCGACAGCTCGGGCGGCACCAGCTCGATCAACGTCGGGGTGTACGGCGGCGGCGCCGAGGAGCCCTTCCCCCGCACGGGCGCCGGCTCGGGCGCGGGCTGGGGCAACGAGTTCGAGACCATCCGCATCAACATCGAGGACTTCGTCCGCGATGGGGTGGCCCTCGACCTGGAGAACATCGAGGCCGTCCGCTTCGAGTTCGGTCCGTCCTTCGGCACGCCCCGGGGCCGCATCGGCTTCGATGACCTGGAGCTGCTGAAGTAG